The Nocardia sp. NBC_01329 sequence AAGATCTTCAACGACCGCTGGATGAGCTCCTACGGGTTCCTGCGCACCCCGCTCGACGGGTCGACCGCGGAAACTCTGGTCGGCGATGTACTGCGCGGTAAATCCGGGGAACTGCCCGATCTGGTGCATACCCATCCCTCGGAGACGCTGCGCGACGCCATCGAGATCCTCCGCGAATACGGCGTCTCGCAGATGCCGGTGGTCGGCGCGGAGCCCCCGGTGATGGCCGGTGAGGTGGCTGGCAGCGTCTCGGAGCGGGATCTGCTCTCGGCGGTGTTCACCGGTCGTGCGAATCTCACCGATTCGGTGGCCCAGCACATGAGCGAATCCTTCCCGCTGATCGGATCGGGTGAACCGATCTCCGCGGCCACCAAGGCGCTGTCGGATACCGACGCGCTGATGGTCGTCGAGGACGGCAAACCGGTCGGGGTGATCACCCGCCACGATCTGCTGGGATTTGTCAGCACCGGCCGTACGGCGCATTAGCAATTATTCCGCAATCACAGGTTCATCCAGCTCCGGCGGGGTATAACGTTTCGTATGCCGTTCGTGGCAAACGCTGCGTCCGATCGGAGAGCGAAGGGAAGGGCTTGTGCAAACCTCAAGTTTGGCAATCGATTTCCAGCAGGGTTTCTCTGACGCGTGGAGTTCGATCGCGACATTCGTACCCAAGCTCCTCGGCTTCCTGGTCATCCTGCTCATCGGCTGGATCATCGCCAAAGTGGTCGAGAAGATCGTCGACAAGATCCTCGAACGAGTAGGTTTCGATCGGCTCGTCGAGCGGGGCGGAATCCAGCGGATGCTGTCGCGCAGTAAGTACGACGCTTCGGATCTTCTCGGAAAGCTGGCCTTCTACGCGATTCTGCTGATCGCGCTGCAGATGGGCTTCGGGGTCTTCGGGCCCAACCCGGTCAGCAATTTGATCAACGGGATCGTCGCCTGGCTGCCCAGGGCGGCGGTGGCCATTCTGATCGTGGTGGTCGCGGGCGCTATCGCGCACGCGGTCAGCGATCTGGTGCGCAACGCGCTCGGCGGACTGAGCTACGGCCCGATGATCGGCCGGATCGCCGCGGTCTTCATCTGGGGTATCGGTATCGTCGCCGCGCTGAACCAGATCGGTGTGGCTACCACAGTCACCACGCCCGTCCTCATCGCGGTTCTGGCGACACTGGGCGGCATTCTGGTGGTCGGTGTCGGCGGTGGTCTGGTGCGGCCGATGCAGCAGCGCTGGGAGTCCTGGCTGACCGGGCTCGAAGAGGAGATGCCGGCGGTGCGTGGTCATGCCGAGGCCTACCAGCGCGGCCGCGAGGACGCGTCGCGGGAGCGGCAGCGGACGGGTGCGCAGCAGACGGGGCGTGGACAGGCACCTGCCGGTCGCGATCCGGAACAGTGGGACGAACCCCAGCCCGCCCGCGGGGGCGGTTACCGGGGCGAACAGGGCGAATCCGGTGGTTACGGGCAGCAGATGTCCGGCGGTGAGTACCGCCAGTTCGGCAACCCCTACCGTGGCGGTCAGTCGCCCTACGGTGGCCCGCAGTCACCCCGCGGCGGGCAGTTGCCCTACGGCGACGGCGGTCGGTCGCCGTTCGGCGATGGTGGTCAGCCGCCCTACGGCGATGCTGGTCAGCCGCCCTACGGCGGCGGTGAACCGCGCCACCTGCGCTGAGCGTCCGGTATCGACCCACTTCCGCCGTGAACCGGGCTCCGGTTCACGGCGGAAGTCGTTCATCGGTCCTGAAGACCCGCCTGCAGACAGGTTCCGGCCAGCCGCAGATGCAGCCATTCGGCGCATGCCCAATCCGCGGGTCCGGTGAGGGGAGTGGTCCGGTCCTCGAGCAGCCCGCGCATGTACCCGGCCAGCAGCACGGCCGGGGAGACCCGGCCCGCCGTCGTCACTCCGAGGTCGAGGATGTCGCGTACGGCGGCGGCATGCTGGTCGAGCTCCGCGGACAGCCCCGGCGATGCGGTGGCAGCGGCGAACGCCGGCGCCCCGTGGGTCCGGTGGATGCCCTCCAGATAACGGCGGGCGGAGACTTCGAACAAGCGGGGAACCAGGGCGAACATAACCCAATGGTAACAACGCGCCTTCATTTATCGTATTGTGATATTTCGCGCATTCTCGCAGGTAGCAGCCGGTAAGCGGATCAGGCCTGACACCGGACCGGTTCGGCGCCGGATATCGGACAACGGAATGTGGATGCGCGCGAAATGGCCGGTGGTTCCCGGTGTCCTCGACCCTCAGCGGAACGCCGAGGCGTCGGTGAGCGCCTTCCCGAGTACCAGCTGATGGACTTCCG is a genomic window containing:
- a CDS encoding mechanosensitive ion channel family protein produces the protein MAIDFQQGFSDAWSSIATFVPKLLGFLVILLIGWIIAKVVEKIVDKILERVGFDRLVERGGIQRMLSRSKYDASDLLGKLAFYAILLIALQMGFGVFGPNPVSNLINGIVAWLPRAAVAILIVVVAGAIAHAVSDLVRNALGGLSYGPMIGRIAAVFIWGIGIVAALNQIGVATTVTTPVLIAVLATLGGILVVGVGGGLVRPMQQRWESWLTGLEEEMPAVRGHAEAYQRGREDASRERQRTGAQQTGRGQAPAGRDPEQWDEPQPARGGGYRGEQGESGGYGQQMSGGEYRQFGNPYRGGQSPYGGPQSPRGGQLPYGDGGRSPFGDGGQPPYGDAGQPPYGGGEPRHLR
- a CDS encoding DUF6401 family natural product biosynthesis protein, with the protein product MFALVPRLFEVSARRYLEGIHRTHGAPAFAAATASPGLSAELDQHAAAVRDILDLGVTTAGRVSPAVLLAGYMRGLLEDRTTPLTGPADWACAEWLHLRLAGTCLQAGLQDR